Proteins from a genomic interval of Arachis hypogaea cultivar Tifrunner chromosome 10, arahy.Tifrunner.gnm2.J5K5, whole genome shotgun sequence:
- the LOC112714354 gene encoding hydroxyproline O-galactosyltransferase GALT2: MKRQKTEPSNSRRFRLSQFLFAVGVLYLVFISCKFPQILKIVSTISGDEIYGGLDGAAAVGGSEGSELSKPFVSSVYRDSLHRRLEDSTDKDAPLRPNKVSLKEEEHGGESVERVPQKYGRITGRIMRQMNRTNNLSVLERMTDEAWTLGLKAWGELDTADDVESGENSIVEGKPESCPSWISMTGDELQKGDGLMFLPCGLAAGSSITVVGTPHFAHKEYVPKLGKLRKSDGLVAVSQFMVELQGLKSVEGEDPPKILHLNPRLRGDWSKRPVIEHNTCYRMHWGTAQRCDGLPTEDDEGMLVDGFRRCERWMRSDIVDSKESKTTSWFKRFIGREQKPEVTWPFPFVEGRMFVLTLRAGVDGYHINVGGRHMTSFPYRTGFTLEDATGLAVKGDVDVHSVFATSLPTSHPSFSPQRVLEMSETWKASPLPKHPIKMFVGVLSASNHFAERMAVRKTWMQAAAIKSSDVVVRFFVALNPRKEVNAVLRKEAAYFGDIVIMPFMDRYELVVLKTLAICEFGIQNVTAAYIMKCDDDTFIRVDTVLREIEAVPRKKPLYMGNLNLLHRPLRHGKWAVTYEEWPEEVYPPYANGPAYVISEDIVNYIVSQHKNRNLRLFKMEDVSMGMWVEQFNNTMAAVQYSHNWKYCQYGCMENYFTAHYQSPRQMMCLWDKWSRGHARCCNF, translated from the exons atgaagagGCAGAAAACTGAACCTTCCAATTCGAGGAGGTTTAGGTTGTCCCAATTTTTGTTTGCTGTTGGGGTGTTATATTTGGTTTTCATTTCGTGCAAGTTTCCTCAAATTCTGAAGATTGTGTCAACGATAAGTGGGGATGAGATTTATGGTGGATTGGATGGTGCCGCTGCTGTTGGTGGCTCAGAAGGTTCAGAGTTGAGCAAGCCTTTTGTTAGTTCTGTTTATCGAGATTCACTTCACCGGAGGCTAGAGGATAGCACGGACAAGGATGCTCCCTTGAGACCCAACAAAGTTTCACTGAAGGAGGAAGAACATGGTGGTGAATCCGTGGAGCGTGTTCCTCAGAAGTATGGCAGGATTACTGGAAGAATCATGCGGCAAATGAATAGGACAAACAATTTATCTGTGCTTGAGAGAATGACAGATGAGGCATGGACATTGGGGCTGAAGGCTTGGGGAGAATTAGACACGGCTGATGACGTGGAGTCCGGAGAGAACTCTATCGTCGAAGGAAAGCCTGAGTCCTGTCCTTCTTGGATATCAATGACTGGGGATGAATTGCAGAAGGGAGATGGCTTGATGTTTCTACCTTGCGGGCTAGCAGCAGGTTCTTCAATCACTGTGGTGGGGACACCCCATTTTGCTCATAAGGAATATGTTCCTAAGCTTGGGAAGTTGAGGAAAAGTGATGGATTGGTTGCAGTTTCACAGTTCATGGTTGAGTTAcaaggactaaagtcagttgaagGGGAAGATCCTCCGAAGATTCTTCACCTGAATCCTCGGTTAAGAGGGGACTGGAGCAAACGACCAGTTATCGAGCATAATACCTGCTATCGAATGCACTGGGGAACAGCACAAAGATGTGATGGCTTGCCAACTGAGGATGATGAAGGAATGCTTG TCGATGGGTTTAGGCGATGTGAAAGATGGATGCGGAGTGACATTGTAGACTCAAAAGAGTCCAAGACAACATCATGGTTCAAGCGGTTTATAGGGCGTGAGCAGAAGCCAGAAGTGACTTGGCCATTTCCTTTTGTAGAGGGTAGAATGTTTGTCCTTACCCTGCGTGCTGGTGTTGATGGGTACCATATTAATGTTGGGGGTCGCCATATGACTTCATTTCCATACCGAACG GGTTTTACACTTGAAGATGCTACAGGATTGGCAGTTAAAGGAGATGTTGATGTTCATTCTGTCTTTGCTACTTCGCTACCTACTTCACACCCAAGTTTCTCACCTCAACGAGTACTGGAAATGTCTGAAACATGGAAAGCAAGTCCTCTACCCAAACACCCTATTAAAATGTTTGTTGGAGTCCTTTCTGCTTCAAATCACTTTGCAGAACGTATGGCAGTTCGAAAAACGTGGATGCAAGCAGCTGCGATAAAGTCTTCAGATGTAGTAGTACGATTTTTTGTTGCATTG AATCCAAGGAAGGAAGTAAATGCAGTGCTGAGGAAGGAGGCTGCTTACTTTGGTGATATTGTCATTATGCCCTTTATGGACCGCTATGAGCTTGTTGTGCTTAAAACGCTGGCTATCTGTGAGTTTGGG ATTCAAAATGTGACAGCTGCATATATCATGAAATGTGATGATGACACTTTTATTAGGGTGGACACTGTCTTGAGAGAAATTGAAGCTGTACCTCGTAAAAAGCCGCTTTATATGGGGAATCTCAATCTCTTACACCGGCCTCTGAGACACGGCAAATGGGCAGTTACTTATGAG GAGTGGCCTGAAGAAGTATATCCTCCTTATGCAAATGGCCCTGCATACGTAATTTCCGAAGATATCGTTAATTACATTGTATCACAACACAAGAATAGGAACCTGAGG CTGTTTAAAATGGAGGACGTAAGCATGGGGATGTGGGTCGAGCAATTCAACAATACAATGGCAGCAGTCCAGTACTCACACAACTGGAAGTATTGTCAGTATGGATGCATGGAGAACTACTTCACGGCGCATTACCAGTCGCCGAGGCAGATGATGTGCCTATGGGACAAATGGTCAAGAGGCCATGCTCGATGCTGCAACTTCTGA